The genomic window ATCGCATTGCATATCATACATGAGTGAATGGATCAGGGCAACGCAGTTCTGCTGGCCACCCAAGTTGTCTGGTTGTCCTGACTCCCACTTCATAAACGGTCGTTTATTTCCGGCGGCCGTCTAGAATACGACCTTACTATTTCGTTGGTAACCAAGCCAAGTCAACgaattatgtacatacatttgcCGCGAGAGGTTAAAGGAATTCAATTGATTAGTTATGTAAATCAAGGCAATTTATTGACAAGAGCACTagaatgtatatttaatgGTGTCAACATCTAATCCCATCATAGacttttaaatacaaaattcgaACTGGTTTcttagttttattttgtaagTCACGTCAAACAAATATGCGGATTTGCAATCGCATACGAATGGGAATTCGAATTGTGGATTACAGCGCCACTTACGGCCAAGCACTGTACTAGAAATGAAAGTGACTTTTCATTTGTCTACATGTAATTCTACAgaatacattttacatatattacaaaatacCGACACTTTGCTATTACTTATTTTAGGAATTTTGACAATCTCACGCTTCGCTCACAAGTCGATTATTTctcttccttccttctttTTGATCATAACGTATCCAGGTCGAATCCTGTGGGATATGGGATGCACTGTATAGGCGGGTTTCATCGCTGGGCTACTCTGCAAGGTGGATTCATGTCTGCTCGCGGCGGCATCTAGTTTCGCCGCAAGGACATTCACCAGCTCCCGAACATCCTGATAGTAGTGAGTCACGAGCTCCTTCTGCTCAGTCCGAAAGTCCTTTATCATCTTCACCATTGTCTCCTTCTGCTCAGCCCGAGAATCCGCTATGATCTTTACCATTGCCTCTTGGCTGTGCTCCTGTTGCCTGGACTTGGAGTACTGATCGTACAGTGGATGCAATGCTGCCAGGCAGAAGGCGCCACATTGCTGAGGCGCATCGCTCAGGACACAAATGGAGTCGCTGGAGGCGTGGCACACTCCGAAAAGGATGCAGAATGCAACGACGAGGCACAAAAAACCGATATGCAGGCGAAACATGTTGCGAAGAACTCAATTCAATGCCGTAGTTCGTGCTTATTTATACGAAGCTCAACGCATTATGTACATAAATTAAGGAAAATCATTTGCAAAGGTATGTAAATCAAGACAATTCATTGACTACAGCcgttaaatataaatttcaggGAATCAACAGCATATTATttctctaaaaataaatgattgaATAACAaacagtcgagttccccgactatcagatacccgttaatcagttagtggaagtgcgaaccAGAAATTTTGAGTTGTTTCTGACATATTAAAAGAAGTagggaaaaagaaagaattaaataaacaaatattttaaaatatttcaaaagtgtcgACGTAACGGGCGGCTTGTGGGagtttgagtgggcgtggcaaatggGTCGTCAAATTttcgctgcgtctatgtctctggagtctgcatgcttagtctcaactcTGTAGCTTTTATAGGTCctgatctcgacgtttatacggacgcacaaacggacggacagacggacatggccacaTCGACATCAAAGTCTCGATCCTGGCCAGTCTCGCCTTCGTTTTGTTAGCTTGCAGAATACTAGAAGTCCACTCGTTCTGGTGCCTAGCAATGTACTTCTGCATATTCtgtatgtaatatatattctgTATAACACTGAACTCTTTCCCCTGCGCTCTTAAGTACTACCCGCCAAAATGAGTACGAGGTGGTCTAATTTGAACATTGCTTTATATGGCATGCATTTGGTTAATTCTGTGTTAatcaatccaatccaatcgaTATATACGTattatctttatctttattaAACCTTGTCCAACTGGCAAATGAAGGGAAGGGTATAATCGCAATTCCAATCATAAATGCTTATCTTGTACAGGACAAAGCAGTTCTGATTGCCACCTCCGTTGTTGAGTTCTCCTGAATGCCACTTCATAAACGATACTTCCTTTCCGGCGGCCGTCACGAAATTGCCCTTACTATTTCGACGGTAACCCAGCCAGAATATGGTTCTATTATGGACGCGTCTTGCGACGGCTTCAAACTCGTCTTCGTTTCGGAAGGCTGCTAGGCGACCGCCCTTTTCCCGACAGGTTTCCTCGGCACCAGTCCAGGTTTTCCACTCATTATCTTctattaaaaagtatttggATCCAATCTTCTGGAACCCAGGCGGCACTGTCACTGGCATGCTCTGCAAGGTGGACTCATCTCTGCTTGCAGTGGAAGTTAGATTCGCCGCAAGTTCATTCAACAGCTCCCGAACATCCAGATAGTAGTGATTCAAAAGCTCCTTTTGCTCAGTCCGAAAATCCTCTATCATCTTCACTACTGCTTCTTGGCTGTGCTCCTGTTGCCTGGACTTGGAGTACTGATCGTACAGTGGATGCAATGCTGCCAGGCAGAAGGCGCCACATTGCTGAGGCGCATCGCTCAGGACACAAATGGAGTCGCTGGTGGAGTGGGACACTCCGAaaaggatgcaggatgcaaCGACGAGGCACAAAAAACCGATGTGCAGGCGAAACATATTGCGGAGAACTCAATTCAATTCCTTATTTCGAGCTTATTTATACGGTGCTGAAcgaaatatgtatatatgtacaaaaatTCGGTTCGAAAGGTTAATGAAATGCCGttgattattttaatgcaaGACATTTAAGGGCCTGTAACagtaaaatgtatataaatgtatatgtaatacaaaaaacttttagtgTATTTCTAAAAATACATGCATGAATTGAATAAAAAGATTACCTATGAGTTTATGTCAattaaaaatcttttaaaaagtCGTACATGCGGCGATTTCAAGCGAATGAAAATTGGCAAATAAAGTGCAAGACAAAgtaaaaaaacatattttacatttctatttaaaaagtcttcatttatttttgactACGACGTATttcaaattcgaattcaaattctttaaaaaaaaaagcgccATCTGAGGCCAAGCTGTGTACTAGaaataaatttctttcgatctacatgtagatgtagatgtagatgtaCATGCATTTAACATACATCCGAATATGTATTTTTGCACTCTCAGGCTCTGGTCATATTGGGATTTCAAATGCGACTGGGGATGCCAACTCGTCTGGCACTGTTTCCCCTCTGGTCACACTGCGCACCAAATGCGATGGTATCGATGGGGGAAATCGATTTGCTGCCACCACTAGTTTGTTTGGGGCATTTGGGGCTCAAAGCGGCAAAGCGCCTCCAAAATTTCGCTGCGTCGGACGTGTTTCGCTCTCCGTTCGCCGTGTCTGTGTGCGTACGCGTGCCccgtgagtgtgtgtgtgtgcgtgtgttttgCCTGTGTTTTGTGTTCGCAGCGTGCGGCGTTTGCGAGAAAGAGGCAGACGAACgcgaaaaatacaaatagttAATAATTAAACTCGACGAGTGGCGCGGCTATTCGCTTTTGGGCATTATCTATCTGCACGCAGAAACCGAGATTAGATAAAACGTACGAAGTGCAGAGGCAGAAGGCAAAAAGCAGAAAGggcaaagcaaaagaaagcAGAAGGAAGAAAGAAGAAGTTCAAAGCCAAAGTCCCACAGtgtctgtgtgggtgtgtgtctgtgtgcgtgtttgtgtgtatttgcgtgtgcttgtgtgcgaCGCTCGCGAAAATCAtcggtgtgtgcgtgtgcgagtgcgagtgtgtgcttgttgtttttgtcggTTGTTGTTAGTGCACCTGTCtgcaaataaaagtaaaagaCACGGCAAAAACCATAACAACTAGCAAAACACCAGAGCACATCGAAACACTACTTCACGACAGCTCAGCAAGTGAGAAAAGCAAAACGCAACAGCAGGAGCCACTCCAGAATTAccaaaattatcaaaaaaaaaatccagtTTCCAAGGAGTTTCCTCGTCCAGGTGAGTTTCGAACCGCCTGACACACTTTTTTGGGTGGAAGGGGTGGACCACATTCCGCCGGATGCTGGCTGCGAGTGTGTCGAAATTTCAGCCACCTAACCTAGACCAGAAATTTGGGCCCAGAGCCACCCCCTTTTGGGGGTGCTTTTCGCTCTCAGCTGGGCTTGGTGTGTACACACTTTGAAGGCCGTCGCATCGAAGTCAACAAACAGTTGAGAGTTCAGGGGAGGTTTGTTGAAAGCTGCCTGATTTGGCAAGCTGTGCACCTTTCTTCGCATTTCAAACAAATGCATTCGATAACAAGCAGTTAAACAAGACATACAATTTCCATGATTTTCATAACCATGAGCCCATGAATGGGCAGAGACAGCCCCAAAAACGACTGAACTTGACCCCCAAACACAAGCACTCGGCACTGCGAACCAGCCCCTTAACGCTCTGCTGATGCAGATAAATGCGAGGAAGGGGCAGCCCTAAAGTTGCACACGGCATCCCCCCACAAAGACCACCGCAGACACCTGTAATCTTCGTCGAAGTGCTCACACGAAATAAATCAGTCTAGATGCGAGAGAGACGGATGGATTCGGTGGAAGAGAGACGGCAACGTTGGCTCATTAATCACAGTGACTAATTCGTAAAGACTTCTCTCATGTTACGTATCTTCTTTAGCCGAATCTGTGGTGCTTTCATTTTGAGCCGCCAACAGCGGTCAGTTTAAGCTCATTAAAGTTACCCAAGGGTTACAAATAAATAGTGGCTGCTTCGAGATGCGAGGAGCGAAAGAGATGAaatgagatgagatgagatgaaAGAGGGAGCTCtgaaaatacgaaaaaatcCCATGCTGAAACTGATCCCAAGAGCATTGGAACCTGGACATAAAAAAACATCAGTTAGTCTCGTGATAAGAAGGTGGTCGAAACTTCTGCTAAGAGCGGCTATGACTATACACACACCATATCTATTAAGAACATTTCATGTCTTAGTTAGTAATATGATGAAAACACTGCATAGTT from Drosophila yakuba strain Tai18E2 chromosome 2L, Prin_Dyak_Tai18E2_2.1, whole genome shotgun sequence includes these protein-coding regions:
- the LOC26534751 gene encoding uncharacterized protein LOC26534751, which translates into the protein MFRLHIGFLCLVVAFCILFGVCHASSDSICVLSDAPQQCGAFCLAALHPLYDQYSKSRQQEHSQEAMVKIIADSRAEQKETMVKMIKDFRTEQKELVTHYYQDVRELVNVLAAKLDAAASRHESTLQSSPAMKPAYTVHPISHRIRPGYVMIKKKEGREIIDL
- the LOC26535045 gene encoding snaclec subunit A: MFRLHIGFLCLVVASCILFGVSHSTSDSICVLSDAPQQCGAFCLAALHPLYDQYSKSRQQEHSQEAVVKMIEDFRTEQKELLNHYYLDVRELLNELAANLTSTASRDESTLQSMPVTVPPGFQKIGSKYFLIEDNEWKTWTGAEETCREKGGRLAAFRNEDEFEAVARRVHNRTIFWLGYRRNSKGNFVTAAGKEVSFMKWHSGELNNGGGNQNCFVLYKISIYDWNCDYTLPFICQLDKV